A window of Strigops habroptila isolate Jane chromosome 5, bStrHab1.2.pri, whole genome shotgun sequence contains these coding sequences:
- the HOXD1 gene encoding homeobox protein Hox-D1: MDLGYFPLAFPPGLCCGAPEPPCSRRADSTFLALGTAASAASPPPPPACAGVAGYTAAPPAAPGSGYRPSRRAGPPSYATSIFPGSGRSPPPPEPGPSCPGAVPAPGSPAPAAAPAAPRTFEWMRAKRSPPGRSGVAPCGGDPRACPARTSFSTRQLTELEKEFHFSRYLSRARRLEVARSLRLRDVQVKVWFQNRRMKQKKREREALAAPTAAPADAPGGPA; encoded by the exons ATGGACCTGGGGTACTTTCCCCTCGCCTTCCCGCcggggctgtgctgtggggctcCGGAGCCTCCCTGCTCCCGGCGGGCGGACAGCACCTTCCTGGCGCTGGGCACCGCCGCCAGCGCCGCgtcccccccgccgccgcctgccTGTGCAGGGGTAGCGGGGTACACGGCCGCCCCCCCCGCGGCGCCAGGCTCCGGCTACCGGCCGTCCCGCAGAGCCGGGCCGCCGAGCTACGCCACGTCCATCTTCCCCGGGAGCGGCCGGTCGCCACCGCCTCCCGAGCCCGGCCCCTCCTGCCCCGGCGCTGTCCCCGCGCCCGGCTCCCCGGCCCCTGCGGCGGCCCCGGCAGCGCCCCGCACCTTCGAGTGGATGCGAGCGAAGCGGAGCCCGCCCGGGAGAA GCGGCGTGGCGCCGTGCGGGGGGGACCCTCGCGCCTGCCCCGCACGCACCAGCTTCAGCACCCGGCAGCTCAcggagctggagaaggagttTCACTTCAGCCGGTACCTGTCGAGGGCTCGCCGCCTCGAGGTGGCCCGCTCGCTGCGCCTCCGCGACGTCCAGGTGAAGGTCTGGTTCCAGAACCGCCGCATGAAGCAGAAGAAGCGGGAGCGGGAGGCGCTGGCCGCCCCCACCGCCGCGCCCGCGGATGCCCCAGGCGGCCCGGCGTGA